One Tachysurus fulvidraco isolate hzauxx_2018 chromosome 2, HZAU_PFXX_2.0, whole genome shotgun sequence DNA segment encodes these proteins:
- the mcm2 gene encoding DNA replication licensing factor MCM2, with protein sequence MADSSESFNVATSPSRGSRRGDLTSSPGRDLPPFEDESEGLLGENRPEDVEEEDGEDLFGNQLEGEYRAIPELDRYEAEGLDDEDLSELSPGARARAEAALNERDKRLGVGRMPRELLYDSEDEDDERPSKRRRRQAERAAEGAGAEGEDEEMIESIENLEDMKGHSVREWVSMAAPRLEIYHRFKNFLRTHVDEHGHNVFKERISDMCKENKESLLVNYEELASREHVLAYFLPEAPAEMLKIFDEAAKEVVLAMYPKYDRIAHEIHVRIGNLPLVEELRSLRQLHLNQLIRTSGVVTSCTGVLPQLGMVKYNCNKCNFILGPFFQSQNQEVKPGSCPECQSLGPFEINMEQTVYQNYQRITIQESPGKVAAGRLPRSKDAILLADLVDSCKPGDEIELTGIYHNNYDGSLNMANGFPVFATVILANHIVRKDERVAVAELTDEDVKAIVALSKDERVGERIFASIGPSIYGHEDIKRGLALALFGGESKNPGGKHKVRGDINVLLCGDPGTAKSQFLKYVEKVASRAVFTTGQGASAVGLTAYVQRHPVTREWTLEAGALVLADRGVCLIDEFDKMNDQDRTSIHEAMEQQSISISKAGIVTSLQARCTVIAASNPIGGRYDPSLTFSENVDLTEPIVSRFDILCVVRDTVDPVQDEMLARFVVGSHIKHHPSNKEGGVASLEEMVLPNSSDVPPVPQELLRKYILYAKERVRPKLNQMDQDKVARIYSDLRKESMATGSIPITVRHIESMIRMAEAHARMHLRDYVQEDDVNMAIRVMLESFIDTQKFSVMRSMRKTFARYLAFRRDNNELLLFILKQLVSEQVSYQRNRYGVQQDVIEIPEKDLVDKARQINIHSLSAFYDSDLFLSNKFSHDAKKKLIMQQF encoded by the exons ATGGCG GATTCCTCAGAATCTTTCAACGTGGCCACGAGCCCGAGTCGCGGGTCACGGCGTGGTGATCTGACTTCCAGCCCAGGCAGAGACCTTCCTCCCTTTGAAGATGAGTCTGAGGGACTGCTGGGTGAAAATAGACCCGAAGACGTGGAGGAGGAAGATGGAGAGGATCTGTTCGGGAACCAGTTGGAGGG AGAGTATCGTGCTATTCCTGAACTGGATCGCTATGAGGCCGAAGGTCTGGATGACGAGGATCTGAGTGAACTGTCTCCTGGAGCTCGTGCTCGTGCCGAGGCAGCCTTGAATGAAAGGGACAAAAGATTGGGTGTGGGCCGCATGCCGAGAGAACTGCTCTATG ATAGcgaagatgaggatgatgagcgTCCATCGAAGAGGCGACGGCGCCAAGCAGAGCGTGCCGCAGAAGGAGCTGGTGCTGAAGGCGAGGATGAAGAGATGATTGAGAGTATTGAGAACCTGGAGGATATGAAGGGGCACTCGGTGCGGGAATGGGTATCCATGGCTGCCCCACGCTTGGAAATCTACCACCGTTTCAAGAACTTTCTACGAACGCATGTGGATGAGCACGGCCACAACGTATTCAAGGAGAGGATCAGCGACATGTGCAAAG AAAACAAAGAGAGCTTGTTGGTTAACTATGAGGAGTTGGCCTCCAGAGAGCACGTCCTGGCTTACTTTCTTCCCGAGGCACCCGCTGAGATGTTGAAGATCTTTGATGAAGCCGCGAAAGAAGTGGTACTGGCCATGTACCCCAAATACGATCGTATAGCCCATGAGATCCATGTGCGTATTGGCAACCTGCCTCTAGTAGAGGAGCTGCGTTCGCTCAG gCAGCTCCATCTGAACCAGCTGATCCGAACCAGCGGTGTGGTAACCAGTTGTACGGGAGTTCTGCCCCAGCTCGGCATGGTCAAATACAACTGTAACAAGTGTAACTTTATCCTCGGACCCTTTTTCCAATCACAGAATCAGGAAGTGAAGCCAGGCTCCTGTCCAGAATGTCAGTCTCTTGGTCCATTCGAAATCAACATGGAGCAG ACCGTGTACCAGAACTACCAGCGCATCACCATCCAGGAGAGTCCTGGCAAAGTGGCGGCTGGCCGTctgccccggtccaaagacgcgATCCTTCTGGCTGACCTGGTAGATAGCTGCAAGCCTGGAGATGAAATT GAGCTGACAGGCATCTACCACAACAACTACGATGGCTCTCTGAACATGGCTAACGGCTTTCCTGTTTTTGCCACCGTCATCCTGGCCAATCACATTGTGAGGAAAGATGAGCGAGTGGCCGTGGCAGAGCTCACCGACGAGGATGTGAAGGCCATCGTGGCTCTGTCCAAGGACGAGCGTGTtggagagagg ATATTCGCCAGCATTGGACCCTCCATCTACGGCCATGAAGATATCAAGAGAGGTCTGGCTCTTGCGCTGTTTGGTGGCGAGTCGAAGAATCCAG GAGGGAAGCATAAAGTACGTGGTGACATCAACGTGCTGTTGTGTGGGGATCCAGGCACAGCCAAGTCCCAGTTTCTGAAGTATGTGGAGAAGGTGGCGAGCCGGGCGGTGTTCACGACGGGACAGGGTGCCTCAGCCGTGGGTCTAACAGCCTACGTCCAGAGACACCCGGTCACCCGGGAGTGGACATTGGAGGCTGGGGCTCTGGTCCTGGCAGACAGAGGAGTCTGTCTTATTGATGAGTTTGATAAG ATGAACGATCAGGACCGCACTAGTATTCATGAAGCCATGGAGCAGCAGAGTATTTCCATCTCCAAAGCCGGCATTGTAACATCCCTGCAGGCCCGATGCACCGTAATCGCTGCTTCTAACCCAATCG GTGGTCGATATGACCCGTCCCTCACCTTTTCTGAGAACGTGGACCTGACGGAGCCCATCGTGTCTCGTTTCGACATCTTGTGTGTAGTAAGAGACACCGTGGATCCTGTGCAG GACGAGATGCTTGCACGCTTCGTGGTGGGCAGCCACATAAAGCATCACCCCAGCAATAAGGAAGGCGGTGTGGCCAGTCTGGAAGAGATGGTACTGCCCAACTCGTCAGACGTTCCACCCGTTCCTCAAGAGCTGCTCAGGAAGTACATCCTCTACGCCAAGGAGCGCGTGCGTCCCAAACTGAATCAGATGGACCAGGACAAGGTGGCACGCATCTACAGCGACCTCCGCAAGGAATCCATG gcTACCGGCAGCATCCCGATTACGGTGCGTCACATTGAATCGATGATCCGAATGGCAGAGGCTCACGCACGTATGCACCTCCGTGATTATGTACAAGAGGATGACGTCAACATGGCTATACGCGTCATGCTGGAGAGCTTTATTGACACCCAGAAGTTCAGCGTGATGAGGAGCATGAGAAAG ACGTTCGCACGCTACCTGGCTTTCAGGCGAGACAACAACGAGCTGCTGCTGTTTATCCTGAAGCAACTGGTGTCCGAGCAGGTGTCCTACCAGCGCAACCGCTACGGAGTGCAGCAAGACGTGATCGAGATCCCCGAGAAAGACCTGGTGGACAAG GCTCGACAGATCAACATCCACAGCTTGTCTGCGTTTTATGACAGCGACTTGTTCCTCTCTAACAAGTTCTCCCATGATGCAAAGAAGAAGCTGATCATGCAGCAGTTTTAA
- the ccdc51 gene encoding mitochondrial potassium channel: MSYRGSCVLRRRNGTCYFLLQISGRNQCNSFSNNRTFCSQKSPPHKPVAAQEQTTSALNTVTKLAKHWGHNTVKTARATVNYWWKKYEEFVGLDEVQDAQSKVAEAEKAFMVARGVVCEAHLSLEALQVKLKEVRDRLDRVSREEAHYLELATLEHRLLQEERRLKMAYENAEEGEREKFALFSAGVRESHEKERSRAERTKNWSIIGSILGAIIGVMGSTYINRVRLQELKSLLLEAQKGPASLQEAIKVQAGSHKSQQEELRGLIDALKVAVTNRTDEKPESVPIAAIADVILPPKSSMSEEAIKEMLLHSQRAQSNMEDLRPQMDQIKQSLGKMATELQAVKKSILDRPVEKPIIQTKDTPLLVCETESIIQGLDQTEKRLEAQINKSTLYNTILTYTAFALSMPVLYIIFKST, from the exons ATGAGCTACAGAGGGAGCTGCGTACTACGAAGGAGAAATGGCACTTGCTACTTCCTCCTTCAAATCTCTGGCAGAAACCAGTGCAATTCCTTCTCCAACAACAGAACTTTCTGTTCTCAGAAAAGTCCACCACATAAACCGGTGGCTGCTCAGGAGCAGACAACATCTGCTTTGAACACCGTGACCAAGCTTGCAAAACATTGGGGACACAATACTGTTAAAACTGCTAGAGCTACTGTCAATTACTGGTGGAAAAAGTATGAAGAGTTTGTTGGACTTGATGAGGTGCAAGATGCTCAGTCTAAGGTTGCAGAG GCTGAGAAGGCTTTCATGGTGGCCAGGGGAGTGGTTTGTGAGGCTCATTTGAGTTTGGAGGCTCTTCAGGTGAAGCTTAAGGAGGTTAGAGATCGCCTGGATCGAGTGTCAAGAGAGGAGGCACATTATCTTGAATTAGCAACACTGGAACACAGGTTACTTCAG GAAGAACGGCGCCTGAAAATGGCTTACGAAAATgcagaggaaggagagagggaaaaatttGCACTTTTCTCTGCTGGCGTGCGTGAGAGTCATGAGAAGGAGCGGTCACGGGCAGAACGCACCAAGAACTGGTCCATCATTGGGTCAATACTGGGTGCCATTATTGGTGTCATGGGGTCCACATACATCAACAGGGTGCGTCTCCAGGAGTTGAAAAGCTTGCTCCTGGAGGCGCAGAAGGGACCAGCAAGTCTACAAGAAGCTATTAAAGTCCAAGCCGGTTCTCACAAGAGCCAGCAAGAGGAACTCCGAGGCCTCATAGACGCGCTAAAGGTAGCCGTTACTAATAGAACAGATGAGAAACCTGAATCTGTTCCCATAGCAGCCATAGCAGATGTAATACTACCACCAAAGTCCAGCATGTCAGAAGAAGCCATTAAAGAGATGCTTCTGCATAGCCAGAGAGCTCAGTCAAACATGGAAGATCTCAGGCCACAGATGGATCAGATCAAGCAGAGTTTAGGGAAGATGGCGACCGAGCTTCAGGCTGTGAAGAAGTCCATCTTGGACCGTCCTGTGGAAAAACCGATTATTCAGACAAAAGATACGCCGCTTTTAGTATGTGAGACAGAGAGCATCATCCAAGGCCTGGACCAAACGGAGAAAAGACTGGAGGCTCAGATTAACAAGTCTACTCTATACAACACTATTCTTACTTACACAGCGTTTGCTTTATCTATGCCAGTGCTGTACATTATCTTCAAAAGTACATGA